The Prosthecobacter vanneervenii genome has a segment encoding these proteins:
- a CDS encoding fused MFS/spermidine synthase, which produces MKSPAALVSTHSSVRLTQFMLACILMLSGFCSLVYQTVWLREFRLVFGGAAPAAAAVMAVFMGGLGFGGKFFGSWVERVGRPFRFYARLEVGIALAAAASPALLGLARSLYLKTGGTAGMGLGPATCLQLLITALVLGAPCFLMGGTLPAAMKFAQHDDDPRRSTTAFFYGINIAGAVCGALLSTFWLLPNQGNHSTLTIAVLANLGIALAAWGISAVQEKEPRLQAEASGAGQASVAAQAPAPFVLAAAFMSGFTFFVAELVWYRVSTPLLGGSVYGFGLVLCVVLAGMGTGGLLYALMLKKAEPGIAGFTLVSALQALAILLPYALGDRIAHLALILNDSLRGLGLGHMALGWAVVMSLLAFLPSLLSGIQFPLLVSLLGRGNAGVGRQLGRAYLWNTFGSITGSLLGGFILVPWLQLTGCWLLAALLVAAMSAASLVLQLRRNSSAETSSAPAPRLSWSGGVAFVLLAVSGFCALGTTGPTAMWMQSPIGYGRVTHGEFNTALSLENLQRSTRRTLVQAYDGRETSVAVVGGLQYSFLTNGKSDGSAVMDASTQVMLGLTGAILHPHPQQACVVGLGTGTTAGWLADVPGMQRVDVLELEEEIRKVARYFDPVSRNATQHPRIRNITGDAREFLLTRGQDYDLIVSEPSNPCRAGVANLYTREFYRNASQRLGPGGIFCQWVQGYEVEPEAITTVISTLRQVFAKVEVWSTQGSDMLLVCSNDEAPWQIESVRQRIKQEPMAEALRRLWKTDTAEGFFASCIASSSFCTALAATGTTINTDDMNRLEFSFARTVARGDNCALQLARAATRAGGSLPRVQGALDLPLYYSERLHLPGRLWESATADLLPAEAPADVRDRVPSLKSYWRRDYAAYLAAPMPAATVLSDRVLQAYARARTGAPDAQEAIAVATPLSVVDACLLRALASHHQRQPQPILDHLTEGLDALMTSPWCDLPLLNEALGLLGPLSQFPPAVKDPRFRALFDKLDRTYPAGVARDTMLSTRCEMAMRLPLQQQLAAVHSYGQPFPWQGRALALRVSAYMQAQDPRLDEAVADLNRYLAQGGRVGGESPPFTVQLQQTAPDTMPQAEGITVGAKAGK; this is translated from the coding sequence ATGAAGTCTCCTGCCGCGCTTGTTTCCACACATTCCAGCGTCCGCCTCACCCAGTTCATGCTGGCGTGCATTTTGATGCTTTCCGGCTTTTGCTCGCTGGTTTATCAGACGGTCTGGCTCCGGGAGTTTCGGCTGGTCTTTGGTGGTGCAGCCCCGGCAGCGGCGGCGGTCATGGCGGTCTTCATGGGCGGGCTGGGTTTTGGCGGCAAATTCTTTGGCTCCTGGGTCGAGCGCGTAGGGCGGCCCTTCCGGTTTTACGCACGGCTGGAGGTGGGCATCGCCCTGGCGGCGGCTGCTTCTCCGGCGCTGCTCGGGCTGGCGCGCTCCCTTTACCTCAAGACCGGCGGCACCGCAGGCATGGGCCTTGGGCCGGCCACCTGCCTGCAGCTCCTCATCACCGCGCTGGTGCTGGGCGCTCCCTGCTTTCTCATGGGCGGCACGCTTCCAGCGGCCATGAAGTTCGCGCAGCACGATGACGACCCCCGCCGGTCCACCACCGCGTTCTTTTATGGCATCAATATCGCCGGAGCGGTGTGCGGTGCGCTGCTGAGCACCTTCTGGCTGCTGCCAAACCAGGGAAACCACAGCACGCTGACGATCGCCGTGCTGGCCAATCTGGGGATCGCCCTGGCGGCTTGGGGCATCTCTGCGGTACAAGAAAAAGAGCCGCGCCTGCAGGCCGAAGCCAGCGGGGCAGGGCAGGCGAGCGTGGCCGCGCAGGCACCCGCGCCCTTTGTGCTGGCGGCGGCCTTCATGAGCGGCTTCACCTTCTTTGTGGCGGAGCTGGTATGGTACCGTGTGTCCACACCGCTGCTGGGCGGCTCGGTGTATGGCTTTGGGCTGGTGCTCTGCGTAGTGCTGGCCGGCATGGGCACGGGTGGGCTGCTCTACGCGCTGATGCTCAAAAAGGCCGAGCCCGGCATCGCGGGTTTCACCCTCGTCTCCGCGCTGCAGGCGCTGGCCATTCTGCTGCCCTATGCACTGGGGGACCGCATCGCACATCTGGCGCTCATCTTGAATGACAGCCTGCGCGGCCTGGGGTTGGGACACATGGCCCTGGGCTGGGCGGTGGTCATGTCTCTGCTGGCATTTCTGCCCTCGCTGCTCAGCGGCATACAGTTTCCGCTGCTCGTCAGCCTGCTGGGGCGTGGAAATGCCGGGGTAGGCCGGCAACTGGGGCGCGCGTATTTGTGGAATACCTTTGGCTCCATCACCGGCTCGCTGCTGGGGGGCTTCATCCTCGTGCCGTGGCTGCAGCTCACCGGCTGCTGGCTGCTGGCCGCGCTGCTGGTGGCTGCGATGTCTGCTGCTTCCCTCGTGCTGCAGCTGCGTCGCAATTCTTCTGCCGAAACCTCATCTGCACCCGCCCCGCGCCTGAGCTGGAGTGGCGGTGTGGCTTTTGTACTGCTGGCCGTCAGTGGCTTTTGCGCGCTGGGAACCACCGGACCCACGGCCATGTGGATGCAGTCGCCTATCGGCTACGGCCGTGTGACGCATGGTGAATTCAACACAGCGCTCAGTTTGGAGAATCTGCAGCGCAGCACGCGCCGCACCCTGGTGCAGGCCTACGATGGGCGCGAGACCAGCGTGGCCGTGGTGGGCGGGCTGCAGTACTCCTTTCTCACCAATGGCAAGAGCGACGGCTCCGCTGTGATGGATGCCTCCACCCAGGTGATGCTGGGCCTTACTGGTGCCATTCTGCACCCGCACCCGCAGCAAGCCTGCGTCGTGGGCCTGGGCACCGGCACCACCGCCGGATGGCTGGCCGACGTGCCCGGCATGCAGCGCGTGGACGTGCTGGAACTGGAGGAGGAGATCCGCAAAGTGGCGCGCTACTTTGATCCCGTGAGCCGGAATGCCACGCAGCACCCGCGCATCCGCAACATCACCGGAGACGCGCGCGAATTTCTCCTCACCCGCGGGCAGGACTACGACCTCATCGTCTCAGAGCCCTCCAACCCCTGCCGCGCCGGCGTGGCCAATCTCTACACCCGGGAGTTTTACCGCAATGCCAGCCAGCGCCTCGGCCCCGGCGGCATCTTCTGCCAGTGGGTGCAGGGGTATGAGGTGGAGCCCGAGGCCATCACCACCGTCATCAGCACCCTGCGCCAGGTCTTTGCCAAGGTGGAGGTCTGGTCCACCCAAGGCTCCGACATGCTGCTCGTCTGCTCCAATGACGAAGCCCCCTGGCAGATCGAAAGTGTGCGCCAGCGCATCAAGCAGGAGCCCATGGCCGAGGCCCTGCGCCGCCTGTGGAAAACGGACACGGCCGAGGGCTTCTTTGCCAGCTGTATCGCCAGCAGCAGCTTCTGCACCGCGCTTGCCGCCACCGGCACTACCATCAACACCGACGATATGAACCGGTTGGAGTTCAGCTTTGCCCGCACTGTGGCGCGTGGAGACAACTGCGCCCTGCAGCTCGCCCGCGCCGCCACCCGTGCCGGTGGCAGCCTGCCACGCGTGCAGGGGGCGCTGGACCTGCCCCTCTACTACTCCGAGCGCCTGCACCTGCCCGGCCGCCTGTGGGAGTCCGCCACCGCCGACCTCCTCCCCGCCGAAGCCCCAGCCGACGTGCGCGACCGCGTGCCCTCCCTGAAGAGCTACTGGCGACGCGACTACGCCGCCTATTTGGCCGCCCCCATGCCCGCTGCTACCGTGCTTTCAGACCGCGTTCTCCAAGCCTATGCCCGTGCCCGTACCGGCGCACCAGATGCTCAGGAGGCCATCGCCGTCGCCACTCCGCTCTCGGTGGTGGACGCCTGCCTGCTCCGCGCATTGGCCAGCCATCACCAGCGGCAACCCCAGCCCATCCTCGACCACCTCACTGAGGGGCTCGATGCCCTCATGACCAGCCCGTGGTGTGACCTGCCGCTGCTCAATGAGGCGCTCGGCCTCCTCGGCCCGCTCTCCCAGTTCCCACCAGCGGTCAAAGACCCGCGATTCCGCGCCCTCTTTGACAAGCTGGACCGCACCTACCCCGCGGGCGTGGCGCGCGATACCATGCTCAGCACCCGCTGCGAGATGGCCATGCGCCTGCCGCTGCAGCAGCAACTCGCCGCCGTGCACAGCTACGGCCAGCCCTTCCCCTGGCAGGGGCGTGCCCTGGCCTTGCGTGTCAGTGCCTACATGCAGGCGCAGGACCCCCGCCTCGATGAAGCCGTGGCAGACCTCAATCGCTACCTCGCCCAAGGTGGCCGCGTCGGCGGCGAATCCCCCCCATTCACCGTTCAGCTCCAGCAGACCGCACCTGATACCATGCCGCAGGCCGAGGGTATCACTGTCGGTGCCAAGGCCGGAAAGTGA
- a CDS encoding nucleoside recognition domain-containing protein, which produces MLNYIWATLLFTGLLVAGLMGRVSGDASVIDAAMKGAEKAVMGIALPLAGMMMFWLGVLRLLEKAGVLEAVVRVLSPLLRRLFPDVPTGHPAMSAMVMNLSANMLGLSNNATPLGLKAMGHLQEINPHKQSASNAMITFLALNTGAFTLIPMTAMNFLNAAGVSHSFRVIVPTILATACASVAAVLAAKSFQRLPGFAVQPDELAAEGAATSTRPAGITGRGGFWLTVLGVLFLGVTVLELGPPSWRQTVLQQTGISGMMTKAAQRKADAEKALSLKKKEARTAATAQGPQEPPVWRRVMDGASGLAIPAILMLAVGVAWARGVRVYEEFVDGAKEGFQVAVRIMPYLVAMLTVLAILRESGAFQLLEYLLAPVLNVLGFPVELLSLALMRPLSGSGAQGILNEILTRPDLSEMVKFTAGILYGSTETTFYVLTVYFGSVGVRRFRHALVAGLTADFVGMVAAVFFGRLLFAFS; this is translated from the coding sequence ATGCTGAACTACATCTGGGCCACACTTCTCTTTACCGGTCTCCTCGTCGCCGGGCTCATGGGGCGGGTGTCGGGAGACGCCAGCGTCATCGATGCGGCGATGAAGGGCGCGGAAAAGGCGGTGATGGGCATCGCCCTGCCGCTGGCGGGCATGATGATGTTTTGGCTGGGGGTCCTGCGCCTGCTGGAAAAGGCGGGCGTGCTGGAGGCCGTGGTGCGCGTGCTCTCCCCGCTGCTGCGCCGCCTCTTTCCCGATGTGCCCACCGGCCACCCGGCCATGAGCGCCATGGTGATGAATCTCTCCGCCAACATGCTGGGCCTTTCCAACAACGCCACGCCTCTGGGCCTCAAGGCCATGGGCCACCTGCAGGAGATCAACCCGCACAAGCAGAGCGCCAGCAATGCCATGATCACCTTTCTGGCGCTGAACACTGGGGCCTTCACGCTCATCCCCATGACGGCGATGAATTTTCTTAATGCGGCGGGCGTGAGCCACAGCTTTCGCGTCATCGTGCCCACCATCCTGGCCACGGCCTGCGCCTCCGTGGCGGCGGTGCTGGCGGCCAAGAGCTTTCAGCGTCTGCCGGGCTTTGCCGTGCAGCCGGACGAGCTGGCGGCAGAGGGCGCGGCCACGAGCACGCGGCCTGCGGGCATCACAGGCCGGGGGGGCTTCTGGCTCACCGTTCTGGGCGTGCTCTTTCTCGGCGTCACGGTGCTGGAGCTGGGCCCGCCCTCCTGGCGGCAGACGGTGCTGCAGCAGACCGGCATCTCCGGCATGATGACGAAGGCCGCGCAACGCAAGGCGGATGCGGAAAAGGCGCTCTCTTTAAAGAAGAAGGAGGCACGCACCGCCGCCACAGCGCAGGGGCCGCAAGAGCCGCCCGTGTGGCGTCGGGTCATGGACGGAGCCTCCGGCCTGGCCATCCCCGCCATCCTCATGCTGGCCGTGGGCGTGGCCTGGGCGCGCGGGGTGCGGGTGTATGAGGAATTTGTGGACGGGGCCAAGGAGGGCTTTCAGGTGGCGGTGCGCATCATGCCCTACCTCGTGGCCATGCTCACGGTGCTGGCCATTCTGCGGGAATCCGGTGCCTTCCAGCTGCTGGAGTACCTGCTGGCCCCGGTGCTGAATGTGCTGGGCTTTCCCGTGGAGCTGCTGTCCCTGGCGCTGATGCGCCCTCTCAGCGGCAGCGGCGCGCAGGGCATCCTGAATGAGATCCTGACCCGCCCGGACCTGAGCGAGATGGTGAAATTCACCGCCGGCATCCTGTATGGTTCCACGGAGACCACCTTCTACGTGCTGACCGTTTACTTCGGCAGCGTGGGCGTGCGCCGCTTTCGCCATGCGCTGGTGGCAGGGCTGACGGCCGACTTTGTGGGCATGGTGGCCGCCGTGTTCTTTGGGCGGCTGTTATTTGCCTTCTCCTAA
- a CDS encoding zinc ribbon domain-containing protein, translating into MPHPASTSQTSGWGFFLFIGVVVILKWLEIGCHKAEIRAVIRKKGARHLRIHWLPTLLGNRGGPSYYEVTIALPSGKRVTTECSCGLSSGVFWKDPPWSMDKSRKAEPETGFMDTQRRRIVADCTRCGYGIAEGADACPNCGTEVSG; encoded by the coding sequence ATGCCCCACCCGGCATCGACATCACAGACTTCCGGCTGGGGGTTCTTCCTGTTCATCGGTGTGGTGGTTATTTTGAAATGGCTGGAAATCGGATGCCACAAGGCGGAAATCCGTGCTGTCATCCGCAAAAAAGGGGCCAGGCACCTGCGCATCCACTGGCTGCCAACCCTCCTGGGGAACCGGGGTGGCCCCTCATACTATGAAGTAACCATCGCCCTGCCCTCTGGGAAACGTGTCACCACTGAATGCAGCTGCGGACTCTCCAGCGGCGTCTTTTGGAAGGATCCCCCTTGGTCCATGGACAAGTCCAGGAAGGCTGAGCCTGAAACCGGATTCATGGACACACAACGCCGGCGCATTGTAGCGGACTGCACACGCTGCGGCTACGGCATCGCGGAAGGTGCGGACGCATGCCCAAACTGCGGCACTGAAGTGAGCGGCTAA
- a CDS encoding glutamate racemase, translated as MKTITTLILLATAAQAADLIDHVRSHPDGKAAFTVDTTAWSDADATRHLPIGVFDSGIGGLTVLEALLTMDAFDNNTLQPGADGVPDFAQERFIYFGDQANMPYGNYSAVQRTDYLKELILKDAIFLLGRRAWPAEGDTPHYDKPPVKAIVIACNTATAYGLEDVRKAVAAWGLPVIVVGVVEAGARGVLESNSDGGIGILATVGTCASKVYPRTISTTLGRAGHSVPLIVQQGSTTLAGAIEGDTAFPESVSSYALKEARALTAAYSAAKPRQPLQTIVLGCTHFPLAQDEIDTAFAALRKEDAYHDLIAEHRTFVNPAQSTARELFQELARAKLRLKPGESCVMERGLFYLSVPHVEEVGIQLSGDGSLDKDYKYSRSPGHFDFEDTKNIPLTPALMPPASARLVKERLPAVWKGLKK; from the coding sequence ATGAAAACAATCACCACGTTGATCCTGCTGGCCACCGCCGCCCAGGCCGCAGACCTCATCGATCATGTGCGCAGCCATCCTGATGGCAAAGCGGCCTTCACCGTGGACACCACCGCGTGGAGCGATGCCGATGCCACACGCCATCTGCCCATCGGCGTGTTTGACTCGGGCATCGGCGGGCTGACCGTGCTGGAGGCGCTGCTGACGATGGACGCCTTTGACAACAACACCCTGCAGCCCGGTGCCGATGGTGTGCCCGACTTTGCGCAGGAGAGATTCATCTACTTTGGCGACCAGGCCAATATGCCCTACGGCAACTACTCCGCCGTGCAGCGCACCGATTACCTCAAGGAGCTCATCCTCAAAGACGCCATCTTTCTCCTGGGCCGCCGTGCGTGGCCTGCCGAGGGCGACACCCCGCACTACGACAAGCCGCCCGTGAAGGCCATCGTGATCGCCTGCAACACCGCCACCGCCTACGGCCTGGAAGACGTGCGCAAAGCCGTGGCCGCCTGGGGGCTGCCGGTGATCGTGGTGGGTGTGGTGGAGGCCGGAGCACGCGGCGTGCTGGAGTCAAACTCAGACGGCGGCATCGGCATCCTGGCCACTGTGGGCACCTGCGCCAGCAAGGTGTATCCGCGCACCATCTCCACCACGCTGGGCCGTGCGGGCCACAGCGTGCCGCTGATCGTGCAGCAGGGCAGCACCACGCTGGCCGGGGCCATCGAAGGAGACACCGCCTTTCCCGAATCCGTCTCCTCCTACGCACTCAAGGAAGCCCGCGCCCTCACCGCCGCCTACAGCGCCGCCAAGCCCCGGCAGCCGCTGCAGACCATCGTGCTGGGCTGCACCCACTTCCCGCTGGCGCAGGACGAGATCGACACCGCCTTTGCCGCGCTGCGGAAAGAGGACGCCTACCACGACCTCATCGCCGAGCACCGCACCTTTGTGAATCCCGCGCAGTCCACCGCACGCGAGCTCTTTCAGGAGCTGGCCCGCGCCAAACTGCGCCTCAAGCCCGGCGAATCCTGCGTGATGGAGCGCGGCCTCTTTTACCTCTCCGTCCCCCATGTGGAGGAGGTGGGCATCCAGCTCTCCGGAGACGGCAGCCTGGACAAGGACTACAAATACTCCCGCAGCCCCGGCCACTTCGACTTTGAAGACACCAAAAACATCCCCCTCACCCCAGCCCTCATGCCCCCCGCCAGCGCCCGCCTGGTGAAGGAAAGACTGCCTGCGGTGTGGAAGGGGCTGAAGAAGTAG
- a CDS encoding ABC transporter permease, whose protein sequence is MSFFAAHPVLRLLFSPQHLWRTLSLGIKTIWLHKLRSFLTALGVVFGVASVVAMLAIGEGASYEAQEQIRKLGSQNIILSSVKPPDGQGSSGESRSMISEYGITLRDIQQIRQTVPDIHVVVPSRYISENIWNLDRSIDGQVMGVLPIYPEMRNRRITQGRFFNDLEMKDTVPVCVINQTVADRLFMLSTPVGKSVRVKGFYYKVIGIIEDEGQSVGTDAGGASASASSPAQIMIPFSTLMDQYGEVFFRFRTGSFEAEKVQFHEAVIRVDDVNKVESRAEAIRHLMTSNHKKEDWRIIVPVELLKQAERTKQIFSIVLGSIAAISLLVGGIGIMNIMLASVTERTREIGIRRALGARQNDIVVQFLIETVLLAGVGGVLGVVLGLSIPLAVTKFAGVTTVIKMWSPILAFSISVLTGVAFGIYPARRAAQMNPVEALRHT, encoded by the coding sequence ATGTCTTTTTTCGCCGCACATCCCGTACTCCGTCTCCTCTTCTCGCCCCAGCATCTGTGGCGCACCCTTTCCCTGGGCATCAAGACCATCTGGCTGCACAAGCTGCGCTCCTTTCTGACCGCGCTCGGAGTCGTCTTTGGCGTCGCCTCTGTGGTGGCCATGCTCGCCATTGGCGAAGGCGCCAGCTACGAAGCTCAGGAGCAGATCCGCAAGCTCGGCAGCCAGAACATCATCCTCAGCAGCGTCAAGCCCCCGGACGGCCAGGGCTCCAGCGGCGAGTCCCGCAGCATGATCAGTGAATACGGCATCACCCTGCGCGACATCCAGCAGATCCGCCAGACCGTGCCGGACATTCACGTCGTCGTCCCCAGCCGTTACATCTCCGAAAACATCTGGAATCTCGACCGCAGCATCGACGGCCAGGTCATGGGGGTGCTGCCCATTTATCCTGAGATGCGCAACCGCCGCATCACCCAGGGGCGCTTTTTCAACGACCTCGAAATGAAAGACACCGTGCCCGTCTGTGTCATCAATCAGACCGTGGCAGACCGCCTCTTCATGCTCTCCACACCCGTGGGGAAATCCGTCCGCGTCAAAGGCTTCTACTACAAGGTCATCGGCATCATTGAAGATGAAGGCCAGTCGGTCGGCACAGACGCTGGAGGCGCCAGTGCCTCCGCCTCCTCTCCGGCGCAGATCATGATCCCCTTCAGCACCCTCATGGACCAGTACGGCGAGGTCTTCTTCCGCTTCCGCACTGGCAGCTTTGAGGCGGAAAAGGTCCAGTTTCACGAAGCCGTCATCCGCGTGGACGACGTCAACAAAGTGGAAAGCCGCGCCGAGGCCATCCGCCACCTCATGACCAGCAACCATAAAAAGGAAGACTGGCGTATCATCGTCCCCGTGGAGCTGCTCAAACAAGCCGAGCGCACCAAGCAGATCTTCAGCATCGTGCTCGGAAGCATCGCCGCCATCTCCCTGCTCGTGGGCGGCATCGGCATCATGAACATCATGCTCGCCAGCGTGACCGAGCGCACCCGAGAGATCGGCATCCGTCGCGCCCTCGGTGCTCGGCAAAACGACATCGTGGTGCAGTTCCTTATCGAGACCGTCCTGCTTGCCGGCGTCGGCGGTGTGCTCGGCGTCGTCCTCGGTCTCAGCATCCCGCTCGCTGTCACCAAATTTGCGGGCGTCACCACTGTCATCAAGATGTGGTCCCCCATCCTTGCCTTCTCCATCTCCGTTCTCACGGGCGTCGCCTTCGGCATCTACCCTGCACGCCGTGCCGCCCAGATGAATCCGGTGGAGGCGTTAAGGCATACGTAG
- a CDS encoding HEAT repeat domain-containing protein → MRTLKTILILLSLFGIQASAHDLERDASSSIWQVRYCLTGRFAVADSTARRLLEKLSLDSHSGVASQAFAHYSGLFLDLDQQVVLAAFRRGEFDLVGINMKDRKAFETPGFWALNLRRVEAPDLQARAIRALGLCGSQENLSLLQEYRNSDNPYLLHELAKALHRLGDEAGYLNVIEAILRLPPASAVHYQTLAIDCLIQSHPAKARESWNKLHAAIASMPDLQPNWMCGHIFQEERLP, encoded by the coding sequence ATGAGAACTCTGAAAACCATCTTGATCCTGCTGTCTTTGTTTGGCATCCAGGCGTCGGCACATGACTTGGAACGGGATGCATCTTCATCCATATGGCAGGTGCGCTACTGTCTGACGGGCAGGTTTGCAGTAGCGGACTCCACGGCGCGGCGGCTCCTCGAAAAATTAAGCTTGGATTCCCATTCAGGCGTGGCAAGTCAGGCTTTTGCACATTATTCCGGCCTGTTCCTTGATCTTGACCAACAAGTGGTGCTGGCAGCTTTTCGACGCGGCGAATTCGATCTTGTGGGTATTAACATGAAGGATCGAAAGGCGTTCGAGACGCCAGGCTTTTGGGCGTTGAATCTCAGGCGAGTGGAAGCGCCTGATCTGCAAGCGCGCGCCATTCGCGCCCTGGGCCTGTGTGGCAGCCAGGAAAACCTTTCTCTGCTGCAGGAATATCGAAACTCGGACAATCCCTACCTGCTGCACGAACTGGCCAAGGCATTGCATCGTCTCGGTGATGAAGCGGGGTATCTAAATGTCATTGAGGCCATTCTACGTCTGCCGCCTGCATCGGCCGTGCACTACCAGACCCTTGCGATTGACTGCCTGATTCAAAGTCATCCCGCCAAAGCCCGTGAAAGCTGGAATAAGCTGCACGCTGCGATCGCGTCCATGCCTGATCTCCAGCCCAACTGGATGTGCGGCCACATTTTCCAGGAGGAGCGATTGCCGTAA
- the purQ gene encoding phosphoribosylformylglycinamidine synthase I translates to MPHALLLKFPGTNCDAETARALEAAGFTSEVLPVALLEPSSLDKAQMIVFSGGFSYGDYVMSGRIAQLITKSKLGDRLKSFVEKGGYALGICNGFQILTQLDLLPKGSLIHNTSGRFICRWVGLKKTKTKASPYLSKLPENFELPVAHAEGRLVTEGDAAAGYVKSGHAALLYTNNVNGSTSAIAGLQDDTGRVFGLMPHPERFIFKSQHYDPDWAGDTQYGWGHYLFQSAREALN, encoded by the coding sequence ATGCCCCACGCCCTTCTTCTCAAGTTTCCTGGAACCAATTGCGATGCCGAAACCGCCCGCGCTCTGGAGGCGGCGGGCTTCACCTCCGAGGTGCTGCCAGTGGCTCTGCTGGAGCCCTCCTCCCTCGACAAGGCGCAGATGATCGTTTTCTCAGGCGGCTTCAGCTACGGCGATTACGTGATGTCAGGCCGCATCGCCCAGTTGATCACGAAGTCGAAGCTCGGCGACCGTCTCAAGTCCTTCGTGGAAAAGGGCGGATACGCTCTCGGCATCTGCAATGGCTTCCAGATCCTCACCCAGCTCGACCTCCTGCCCAAGGGCAGCCTCATCCACAACACCAGCGGCCGCTTCATCTGCCGCTGGGTGGGTCTGAAAAAGACCAAGACCAAGGCCAGCCCCTACCTGAGCAAGCTGCCTGAAAACTTTGAGCTGCCCGTGGCGCACGCCGAAGGCCGCCTCGTCACCGAAGGGGACGCCGCCGCTGGCTATGTGAAGTCCGGCCATGCCGCGCTGCTTTACACGAACAACGTCAACGGCTCCACCAGTGCCATCGCCGGACTGCAGGACGACACAGGCCGCGTCTTTGGTCTCATGCCGCATCCGGAGCGTTTCATCTTCAAGAGTCAGCACTATGATCCTGACTGGGCTGGAGACACGCAGTATGGCTGGGGTCATTACCTCTTCCAGTCAGCGCGCGAGGCGTTGAATTAA
- a CDS encoding DUF2239 family protein translates to MLEAATHLSFSTFQGYNRIATGGLLQNALALKRALEGLPQEPVLIFDDATGRMVEVDTRGTDKEVEARLLARFSKTESTPAVEGPVETAAPRGRGRPRLGVVPREITLLPRHWEWLDTQPGGASVALRKLVEEARRQGSEKDQARKAQERAYHFMVALAGDLPGFEEAARALFAHDAQRLHENLSTWPRDVSDHVMKLAWGEEWQTLIQRKMEGMQA, encoded by the coding sequence ATGCTAGAAGCAGCCACACATCTATCTTTTTCCACCTTTCAGGGGTACAACCGGATCGCCACAGGAGGGCTGTTGCAAAACGCTCTGGCGCTCAAGCGAGCACTGGAAGGTTTGCCGCAGGAGCCGGTGCTGATCTTTGACGATGCCACAGGCCGCATGGTCGAAGTGGACACCCGGGGCACGGACAAAGAGGTGGAAGCTCGCCTGTTAGCACGATTTTCCAAGACTGAATCCACCCCGGCTGTAGAAGGCCCTGTGGAAACCGCAGCTCCGCGCGGGCGTGGTCGTCCCAGGCTCGGGGTGGTGCCGCGGGAGATTACACTGCTGCCTCGCCACTGGGAGTGGCTGGACACACAGCCTGGAGGAGCCTCGGTGGCTCTGAGAAAGCTGGTCGAGGAAGCCCGTCGCCAAGGCAGCGAAAAAGACCAAGCACGGAAAGCACAGGAACGTGCCTACCACTTCATGGTAGCCCTGGCCGGTGATCTTCCGGGCTTTGAGGAGGCGGCGCGTGCCCTTTTTGCCCATGATGCGCAGCGGCTGCATGAAAATCTCTCCACTTGGCCCCGTGATGTGAGCGACCATGTGATGAAGCTGGCGTGGGGGGAAGAATGGCAGACCCTCATTCAACGAAAAATGGAAGGAATGCAGGCATGA